Within the Terriglobia bacterium genome, the region GAGCGCAGCATCTACAACGGGACGTCGGCGGTGGAGGTGCGGCGGCGCATCGGCATGGTCTTCCAGAAGCCGAACCCGTTCCCCACGATGTCGATCTACGACAACGTGGCCGCCGGGCTGAAGCTGAACGGATTCAGGAACCGGCGGCAGCTCGACGAAATCGTGGAGCGGTCGCTGCATCAAGCGGCGCTGTGGGATGAGGTGAAGGACGCGTTGAAGAAGCAGTCCGGGGCGAGCCTTTCGGGCGGACAGCAGCAGCGGCTGTGCATCGCGCGCGCGCTGGCGGTGGAGCCGGAGGTGATGCTGATGGACGAGCCGGCGTCGGCGCTCGATCCCATCTCCACCAGCAAGATCGAAGAACTTATCTTCCAGCTCAAAGAGCAATACACTATCGTCATCGTCACGCATAACATGCAGCAGGCAGCGCGCGTGGCCGAGTTCACCGGCTTCTTCCTGATGGGGCGACTGATCGAATTCGACACCACGGAGAAGATCTTCACCACCCCGTCCGACAAACGGACGGAGGATTACATCACAGGACGGTTCGGCTGATGCGCACGCGCTTCCACCTGGGACTGGACGAGCTGAAGGAGAAGCTGCTGCGCATGGGCGGCATGGCGGAGAGCGCGGTGGAGCGCGCTGTCCTGGCGTATGCGCGGCGCGATCCGCAGCTCGCGAACAGCGTGCTGAGCGGCGAAGCGGCCATCAACACCACCGAGCGGGAGATCGACGAGCTGGCGCTCGACCTGCTGGCTATGCAGCAGCCCATGGCGGTGGACCTGCGCTTCATCACCGCGGTGATGAAGATCAACGCCGACCTGGAGCGCGTGGGCGACCAGGCGGTGAACATCGCGGAGCGCGCGATCGACGCCGCCGGCCTGCCCAACGTGGACTTGCCCGTGGACATCCCGCGCATGGCGGCGACCGCGACCGGCATGGTGCGCGACGCGCTGCAATCGTTCATCGAGGCCAAGGCGGACACCGCGGAGGCGCTGCTCAAGCAGGACGACATCGTAGACGACATGAATCGCGAGGTCGCGAAGGCGATGCTGGACTTGACGGAAAACGATCCGAAGAGCACGCGTCAGGCGATGAACGCGCTGCTGATCGCGCGGAACCTGGAGCGCGTGGCCGATCACGCCACCAACATCGCCGAGGACGTCATCTTCTGGGTGCGCGGGGCGGACGTGAGACATTTGGGGCCGGCGAATGCGCCGCGGTGACTTTTGCGAGATCCGATCTACGGCATCGTAAGTTCGACATTCGCGAGATCCTTGGGCCCTGAAGGGCCTCAGGATGACAGAGGTGGGGTTGCGGGTAGGGGTCCCTTCGGCTTCGCTCAGGGCAGGCTCTTCGACTCGGCGCGCAGGCCGCGCCTCGCTCAGGATGACACTCGTATAGATTTTGGGCAGGCTCGAAATCGCCAGCGCGAACGCGGCGCAGTGCCTCCCAAGCCTCAGCGGCTAAAGCCGCTCGCGATTGGAATCTCCGAACCCCGGCCTGAAGGCCGGGACTACCTCAGGCGCGAACGCGGCGCTGAAGTGCCGCACTACCCTCTCAGCGCACCCAGTTGAGCAGTAACTGGGCGAGGATGATCTTGGCGATGATGGCGACGGGGTAGACGCTGGCGTAGCCGGTGTTGGGGGCTTCGTTGCGCGCCATGTTAGTGGCGAAGGCCAGGCACGCCGGCTGGGTCTGGATGCCGGCGACCATCCCCATCAAGGTGTCGAAACGCACCTTGAGCAGCTTGTGGCCGACGATCAGCGTGACCAGGGTGACGAAGAAGGTGATCCCGGCGCCGGCAACCAGCATCTGGAGGCCGTTGGTGCGCATGGTCTGCACGAAGGCGTAGCCAGCTTTGGTGCCGACGCCAGCCAGGAACAGCAGCAGGCCGATCTGGCGCAGGGTGAGGTTGGCGCTGACGGGGATGGCCCAGGAGATGCGGCCGGAGCGTTCCAGCCGTCCCAGGACGAGGGCCACCAGCAGCGGTCCGCCGGCGAGCCCGAGGCGCACCGCGTTGCCGCCCGGCATGGGGATGGGGATCATGCCCACGATCACGCCCAGCACCATGCCGATGGCGACGGAGCCAAAATCGGTCTCGGCGGTGCCGCGGATAGAATCGCCGAAGAATTTGGAGATGCCGGGGAAATTCTCGCGGCGGGTGAGCACGCGGACGCGGTCGCCGAATTCCAGGCGCATCTCCGGGGTGGGGACGACGTCCATGTCGCCGCGGCGCAGGCGGGTGATGGTGGCGTGCACGCGGTTGGCGAGATCGAGATCGCGGATGCGCTTGCCCACCACCGCGGCGCTGGAGACAAAGACGCGGCGGAAATCCAGCTCCGAACGGTCGGCCTCGATATGGGTCTCGGTGGGCTCGCCGAAGATGTGGCGGGCGCGCTGCAGCGCCTCCTCGTGTCCCACCACGGCGACGATGTCGCCCTCGTTGAGCACGGTGTCGGAGGTCACGAGCCCGGTGCGGCCGTCGTGACGGATGCGGCTGATCACAAAACCCAGCTCTGCGTGCACGCGCAGGATCTCTTCCACCCTCTGCCCGAGCACGCCCGGATTGCGCACCACGAAGTCGCGGACGCGGATCT harbors:
- the pstB gene encoding phosphate ABC transporter ATP-binding protein PstB; the protein is MGVGIEVAGLNAWFGATQALYDITMSVAANHATAIIGPSGCGKSTFIRCLNRMHETVPTARVEGRVMVGERSIYNGTSAVEVRRRIGMVFQKPNPFPTMSIYDNVAAGLKLNGFRNRRQLDEIVERSLHQAALWDEVKDALKKQSGASLSGGQQQRLCIARALAVEPEVMLMDEPASALDPISTSKIEELIFQLKEQYTIVIVTHNMQQAARVAEFTGFFLMGRLIEFDTTEKIFTTPSDKRTEDYITGRFG
- the phoU gene encoding phosphate signaling complex protein PhoU is translated as MRTRFHLGLDELKEKLLRMGGMAESAVERAVLAYARRDPQLANSVLSGEAAINTTEREIDELALDLLAMQQPMAVDLRFITAVMKINADLERVGDQAVNIAERAIDAAGLPNVDLPVDIPRMAATATGMVRDALQSFIEAKADTAEALLKQDDIVDDMNREVAKAMLDLTENDPKSTRQAMNALLIARNLERVADHATNIAEDVIFWVRGADVRHLGPANAPR
- a CDS encoding transporter; protein product: MPGWLVSTLVEYPILTLFVVIGLGYLFGEISFFGFRFGVAGVLFMGLAVGAFHPNIALPEVVSTLGLIIFVYTIGIQAGPGFFNSFRKQGYRDTLLALGMVVLGAVLTVALAYPLHLGGPRAAGLFCGALTNTPALAAARERVREQARAQNLPQEEVRVLGDEPVVAYSIAYPLGVILVLVAFNLWRRIWRVEFGPGDEAPEIRVRDFVVRNPGVLGQRVEEILRVHAELGFVISRIRHDGRTGLVTSDTVLNEGDIVAVVGHEEALQRARHIFGEPTETHIEADRSELDFRRVFVSSAAVVGKRIRDLDLANRVHATITRLRRGDMDVVPTPEMRLEFGDRVRVLTRRENFPGISKFFGDSIRGTAETDFGSVAIGMVLGVIVGMIPIPMPGGNAVRLGLAGGPLLVALVLGRLERSGRISWAIPVSANLTLRQIGLLLFLAGVGTKAGYAFVQTMRTNGLQMLVAGAGITFFVTLVTLIVGHKLLKVRFDTLMGMVAGIQTQPACLAFATNMARNEAPNTGYASVYPVAIIAKIILAQLLLNWVR